GCGTGTTGATCTGCGAAACCGTGCCGTGATACGGGCTGATCGTGATGAGGTCGCCGATGCGCACCGACCGGTCGAGCAGGATGATGAAGCCGGACACGAGATTCGATGCGATCTTCTGCAAGCCGAAGCCCAACCCCACGCCCAGCGCACCGCCGAACACACCCAGCACCGTGATATCGATGCCGACGAACGACAGCGTCGCCAGGACGGCGATGAGCGTCAGCACGCCCTTGACCACCCGCGAGAGCACCACCTTCAGGTTGCTGTCGAGCGTGGCCGTGCGCATGATGCGATCTTCGATCAACGCGCCGACCCACATGGCGAGCACGAGCGTCACGCCGATCCAGAGCACTCCCGAGAGGATCGAGAGCAGCGTCAGATGGCTCGCCCCCACGGCAAAGCGCACGCTGCCGAGCCAGGCGAGGATGTCGTCGTGCACGCCCAGCACGTAGGCGAGCATCGACAGCCACGCGAGCGTGGTGAACACGCGCTCGAAGATCTTGAGCAGCCCGTGGGCGTGCGGCGACGAGGCAAAGAGACGCCGCACGAAGTAGAACGCTAGATAGATGAGCGCGGTGCCGAACAGCGGCACCTCCGCGAGCCGCAGCAGCGACACGCGCATAAAGTCCTGAAGCGCCACTCGCGTGAGCACCACGCATATCCAGCCGAACATCGGGAAGAACGAGCGGCGCAGGCTCGACGAGCCCGCCCGCCGCGCCGGCGCCACGCGCTCGAAATGGCGCTCGAGCCGCCCGATCATCCAGCGTCGGAGAATGAGCGCGACGACGAGCGCCCCGACGAGCGCCACGATCTGCCAGACGATCTGCGGGTCGCCGAAATCACGAACGACGTCCCGCACCAACTTCGCGAAAGCCGGACTTTCCTGCATCGCTATCCCTCTTCCTGTTGTAAGCGGGCGGCCGCCGCCTTGGATCTCAGGCCGAACGGCGCTCGAACACGGCGGCAAAGAAGCCGTCGGTCGCGTGGCGGTTCGGTAGCAATTCGAGATACTTGCCCGTGTCGAGGGCGATCTTCTGCGAGGCCAGCAACTCGTTCGCCGGCAGCAGTACGAACTCCGGATGCGCCGCGGCAAACGCCTCGGCGATCGCGCCGTTCTCCTCCGTCAACAGGCTGCACGTAGCGTACACGAGACGGCCGCCCGGTTTGACCAGCCGCGCCGCGCTCGCGAGGATCGACGCCTGCTTCTGCGTGAGCTCCTCGACCGACTGCGGCGACTGACGCCACTTGAGATCCGGGTTGCGGCGCAACGTGCCGAGCCCGCTGCACGGCGCGTCGACGAGCACGCGGTCGATCTTGCCCGCCAGCCGCTTGATCTTGCTGTCGTTCTCGCTGTCGATCATGACCGGGTAGACGTTCGACAGTCCGCTACGCGCGAGACGCGGCTTGAGCTTGGCCAACCGCTTTTCCGACACGTCGAAGGCATACAGACGGCCCGTGGAGCGCATCTGCGCACCGATGGCGAGCGTCTTGCCACCCGCGCCGGCGCAGAAGTCGACGATCATCTCGCCGCGACGCGGCGCCACGAGCTGGCACAGCAACTGGCTGCCTTCGTCCTGCACTTCGATGGCGCCCGATATGAAGAGCGGATGCTTCTGCAATGCGGGCTTGCCCGCCAGACGGATGCCGTTCGGCGCGAAAGGCGTCGGTTCGGCCGAGAAACCGTCCGCGCGCAGCTGCGCCAGCACGTCGTCGCGGCTCGCCTTGACCACGTTCACGCGGCAGTCGAGCGGCGCGGGTTGATTCAGGGCGGCGGCGAGCACTTCGAGCTCCTGCGCGTCGAACCGCTTGGCCAGACGTTCGTAGAGCCATTCCGGCAAGTTGGTCCGCACGCGCACGGCAAGACTGGCCGGATCGATCTGGCCGACGTGTTCGAGCCAGGCGGCCTCTTCGGGCGTGGCGACCAGCTCCACCGATGCGATGCCGCGCGTGAACGCCAGTCCGAGCAGCGCCAGACGACGCTCCAGCGGCCCCGAGCCGCTCGTGGCGTGCTGACCGAATTCAAGCTTGCGACGCAGGATGGCGAAGACCGTCTCGGCGAGCACGCCGCGCTCGCGGTGGCCCAGCTTGGCGTTGGCGCGGAAATACGTGCTCACGAGCGTGTCGGCCGGACCGGTGAACTTGAGCACGCTGCCGAGCAGCATCTGGGTGTGCTCGAACAGGGCGGGCGACAGACGGTCGCCTCGCATGCGGGCGGTCTCCGCCGGCGGGGCTTCCGGGGCGCCATGGCGGCGCTCCGCGCCCGGACGGCCGCCGCGGCCGCCCTTGCCCGACGCACGGGAATCGAACGATTTGCCGCCATTGCGGCCACCGGAATACGCGCCATCGCGGCGCTGGGTCGGGCGTGTGCTCATGCGTCCTCACCAAAGAGCCATTGCGGTTCGGGCGTGCCGTCGGCCCGGGGGGCGACCGTCACGCGGCCATCGGCCACGACCAGGCGGTCTTCCACGAACCAGCGCACGGCGCGCGGATAAATGATGTGTTCGAGCGGCAGAATGCGCGCGGCGAGTGTGTCGGGCGTGTCGCCGGCCCGCACGGGCACCGCGGCCTGCAGCACGAGGGGGCCGTGATCGAGATCGGCCGTGACGAAATGCACCGTGGCGCCGACGATCTTGCAACCGGCGTCGAGCGCACGGGCGTGCGTCTGCAGGCCGGTGAACGCAGGCAGCAGCGAGGGATGGATGTTGATGAGTCGGCCGGCGTAACGCGCGGTGAAGTCCGGCGTGAGAATGCGCATGAAACCGGCGAGCACGACCAGATCGGGCTGGTGGCGGTCGATTTCGGCGGCCAGTTCGGCGTCGAACGCCTCGCGGGTCTTGCCCCGACTGGGGACAACCGCCGTGGCGATGCCGTT
The Pandoraea pulmonicola DNA segment above includes these coding regions:
- a CDS encoding RsmB/NOP family class I SAM-dependent RNA methyltransferase; the protein is MRGDRLSPALFEHTQMLLGSVLKFTGPADTLVSTYFRANAKLGHRERGVLAETVFAILRRKLEFGQHATSGSGPLERRLALLGLAFTRGIASVELVATPEEAAWLEHVGQIDPASLAVRVRTNLPEWLYERLAKRFDAQELEVLAAALNQPAPLDCRVNVVKASRDDVLAQLRADGFSAEPTPFAPNGIRLAGKPALQKHPLFISGAIEVQDEGSQLLCQLVAPRRGEMIVDFCAGAGGKTLAIGAQMRSTGRLYAFDVSEKRLAKLKPRLARSGLSNVYPVMIDSENDSKIKRLAGKIDRVLVDAPCSGLGTLRRNPDLKWRQSPQSVEELTQKQASILASAARLVKPGGRLVYATCSLLTEENGAIAEAFAAAHPEFVLLPANELLASQKIALDTGKYLELLPNRHATDGFFAAVFERRSA
- the purN gene encoding phosphoribosylglycinamide formyltransferase — its product is MKNIVILISGRGSNMQAIVRACTAEGWPARVAAVIANRAEAEGLAFAQENGIATAVVPSRGKTREAFDAELAAEIDRHQPDLVVLAGFMRILTPDFTARYAGRLINIHPSLLPAFTGLQTHARALDAGCKIVGATVHFVTADLDHGPLVLQAAVPVRAGDTPDTLAARILPLEHIIYPRAVRWFVEDRLVVADGRVTVAPRADGTPEPQWLFGEDA
- a CDS encoding mechanosensitive ion channel family protein, which gives rise to MQESPAFAKLVRDVVRDFGDPQIVWQIVALVGALVVALILRRWMIGRLERHFERVAPARRAGSSSLRRSFFPMFGWICVVLTRVALQDFMRVSLLRLAEVPLFGTALIYLAFYFVRRLFASSPHAHGLLKIFERVFTTLAWLSMLAYVLGVHDDILAWLGSVRFAVGASHLTLLSILSGVLWIGVTLVLAMWVGALIEDRIMRTATLDSNLKVVLSRVVKGVLTLIAVLATLSFVGIDITVLGVFGGALGVGLGFGLQKIASNLVSGFIILLDRSVRIGDLITISPYHGTVSQINTRYTVVRGLDGVEALVPNEQLVTNVVQNHSFTETRGRAKVNVQVAYSADVELAMSLMLKATEGVPRVLSNPAPTPLLLNFGADGMDLEMGFWVQDPALGSGAIRSEINMRIWRTFREHGIEIPYAQREIRILNDWADGVPSAPVDRAPSPSVSQDAPPDAQTTSRQRPPQADDGVKTAP